The following are from one region of the Hydrogenimonas sp. SS33 genome:
- a CDS encoding four helix bundle protein — protein MKCESLDVWKKSAALSADIYVAFRESKDFGFKDQITRSGLSIPSNIAEGLERNSDKESWRFLDIALGSAAELKTQIYIGMKIDYIEMKKGKEWIQELESISRMINGLRRSLEKKTSDQRPTTNDATKKDVHA, from the coding sequence ATGAAGTGTGAATCTTTGGATGTTTGGAAAAAGTCGGCTGCTTTGAGCGCCGACATTTATGTGGCATTTCGGGAATCAAAAGATTTTGGATTTAAAGATCAGATTACGCGTTCCGGGCTCTCCATTCCCAGCAATATTGCGGAAGGGTTAGAGAGGAATTCAGACAAAGAGAGTTGGCGGTTTCTTGATATTGCCCTAGGTTCCGCAGCGGAACTGAAAACCCAAATCTATATTGGCATGAAAATTGATTATATAGAGATGAAAAAGGGAAAAGAGTGGATTCAGGAACTTGAAAGCATAAGTCGCATGATCAATGGGTTGAGACGATCTTTGGAGAAAAAAACCAGCGACCAGCGACCAACGACCAACGACGCAACCAAAAAGGATGTTCATGCGTAA
- a CDS encoding Dabb family protein, translating into MVVHIVMFRFKDENKAANIEKVKAMLEALPGKIPSLRSMEVGVDFSRSERSMDLVLTSTFDDKAGLESYRVHPAHQEVVAFIKEVTQQSRVVDYEKEA; encoded by the coding sequence ATGGTCGTACATATTGTAATGTTTCGTTTCAAAGATGAAAACAAAGCGGCAAATATCGAAAAGGTGAAGGCGATGCTGGAGGCGTTGCCAGGGAAGATTCCGTCGTTGAGGTCGATGGAAGTGGGGGTCGACTTCTCCCGTTCCGAGCGGTCGATGGACCTGGTATTGACGTCGACATTCGACGACAAAGCGGGGCTGGAGAGCTACCGTGTCCATCCGGCACACCAGGAGGTTGTCGCATTCATCAAAGAGGTAACGCAGCAGAGCCGGGTGGTCGATTATGAAAAGGAAGCGTAG
- the gmhB gene encoding D-glycero-beta-D-manno-heptose 1,7-bisphosphate 7-phosphatase, producing the protein MADRAKVKALFLDRDGVINIDHGYTHRIEDFVFVEGILPWIRTMQQKGYLPIVVTNQSGIGRGYYREEDFEKLTAWMLEKMQEAGIDIKREQVFYCPHTPEAGCDCRKPMPGMFLAAQKRFDIDMARSWMIGDKESDIEAAKRAGVGHTLLVEKNGPIVHDIIEGHL; encoded by the coding sequence ATGGCTGATAGAGCGAAGGTAAAAGCCCTTTTCCTGGATCGTGACGGTGTCATCAATATCGACCACGGCTATACGCACCGTATCGAAGATTTCGTGTTTGTCGAAGGCATTCTGCCGTGGATACGCACCATGCAGCAAAAAGGGTATCTGCCCATTGTCGTTACCAACCAGTCGGGGATCGGGCGGGGGTATTACCGTGAAGAGGATTTCGAAAAGCTGACGGCCTGGATGCTTGAGAAGATGCAGGAAGCCGGCATCGACATCAAACGTGAACAGGTGTTTTACTGTCCCCACACGCCGGAGGCGGGATGCGACTGCCGCAAACCGATGCCCGGAATGTTTCTGGCGGCGCAGAAGCGATTTGATATCGATATGGCCCGATCGTGGATGATCGGCGACAAGGAGAGTGACATCGAAGCGGCGAAACGTGCCGGTGTGGGGCATACGCTTCTGGTGGAGAAAAACGGCCCGATCGTTCATGATATAATTGAAGGGCACCTCTAA
- a CDS encoding heavy metal translocating P-type ATPase codes for MAKVPCTHCHLEFDESVMITEKEGEETRYFCCKGCQGVYHLLRSEGLDTFYDKLGKTTLEPPREIGEDLQKFDLEGFRKKYVIERSDGLNEIYLIIEGIHCSACVWLNEKVLHQTPGVVEATINYSTNKAHVVWDPEQIRLSQIIEKIRSIGYNAYPYDPKLQEERANRARRDYYSRLLVAIFATMNIMWIAVAQYTGMFTGMRSDVKNVLNVAEWVLATPTLFYSGWVFFRGAWYGLKNRFVNMDLLVATGATLAYLYSLWAMVTGKGEVYFDSVTMIITFVLSGKYLEVLSKKRAADTMDALSNALPTEVTVVQNGEKAMVPVEEVEPGDIIEVRPGEKVAIDGVVVSGEGSFDESSLTGESEPIYKRPGDEIVSGSVALDGVVRYEATKDYSSSMLTTLVSLLEESLTKKPKIERLANEVSGWFSLTILSIAVLTFIGWFWMTGDFERALVVSISVIVIACPCALGLATPVATLIGLNLAAKRGVLFKEAAFLETMAKADMLVLDKTGTITEGKPHVVNYKAYGDYEADWLYSLAKSSIHPVSRGIVKYLKEHFENLKEVELERVKQVQARGIEAEVDGHRLLGGNAKLMADYGLEVEEESEFTLFYFAVDGRVVARFELRDLPKAGAKEAIEAVRKLGVDVLMLTGDNEKAAARVAEEVGVPHYKAGLLPEEKAKEIDKLHAEGHVVVMAGDGINDALALSKSDIAIAMGSGSDVALEVSDVVVLDDRITSLRDAFLISRRTFKFVKQNLALSVLYNSVTIPLAVAGYVIPLVAALSMSLSSLIVVGNSMRIKNIRFE; via the coding sequence TTGGCCAAAGTTCCATGTACGCACTGCCATCTGGAGTTCGACGAGTCGGTGATGATTACCGAAAAAGAGGGGGAGGAGACCCGCTATTTTTGCTGTAAGGGGTGTCAGGGGGTCTACCATCTGCTCCGTTCGGAGGGGCTGGATACCTTTTACGACAAGCTCGGCAAGACGACGCTGGAGCCGCCCAGGGAGATCGGGGAGGATCTGCAGAAGTTCGACTTGGAAGGGTTTCGGAAGAAGTATGTCATCGAGCGCAGCGACGGGTTGAACGAGATTTACCTGATTATCGAGGGAATCCACTGTTCGGCGTGCGTGTGGCTGAATGAGAAGGTGCTGCACCAGACGCCGGGGGTGGTGGAGGCGACGATCAACTACTCCACCAACAAGGCGCATGTGGTGTGGGACCCGGAGCAGATCAGGCTTTCGCAGATTATCGAGAAGATCCGCTCCATCGGCTACAACGCCTACCCCTACGACCCCAAGCTCCAGGAGGAGCGGGCCAACCGGGCGCGGCGGGACTACTACAGCCGGCTGTTGGTGGCGATTTTCGCGACGATGAACATCATGTGGATCGCGGTGGCGCAGTATACGGGGATGTTCACCGGTATGCGCAGCGACGTCAAGAACGTTCTGAACGTGGCCGAATGGGTGCTGGCGACGCCGACCCTGTTTTACAGCGGGTGGGTCTTTTTCCGCGGGGCGTGGTACGGGCTGAAGAACCGCTTCGTCAACATGGACCTGCTGGTGGCGACGGGGGCGACGCTGGCCTACCTCTACTCGCTCTGGGCGATGGTGACGGGCAAGGGGGAGGTCTATTTCGACTCGGTGACGATGATCATCACCTTCGTGCTTTCGGGCAAGTACCTGGAGGTGCTCAGTAAGAAGCGGGCCGCCGATACGATGGATGCCCTCTCCAATGCCCTGCCGACGGAGGTGACGGTGGTGCAAAACGGCGAGAAGGCGATGGTGCCCGTCGAAGAGGTGGAGCCGGGCGACATCATCGAAGTGCGGCCGGGAGAGAAGGTAGCCATCGACGGCGTGGTCGTCTCGGGGGAGGGGAGTTTCGACGAGAGCTCTCTGACGGGTGAGAGCGAGCCTATTTACAAGCGCCCGGGAGACGAGATCGTCAGCGGGAGCGTGGCGCTGGACGGGGTGGTCCGCTACGAAGCGACGAAAGATTACAGCTCCTCGATGCTGACGACGCTGGTGAGCCTGCTGGAGGAGTCTCTGACCAAAAAGCCGAAGATCGAACGGCTGGCCAACGAAGTGTCGGGCTGGTTCTCCCTGACCATCCTCTCCATCGCCGTGCTGACCTTCATCGGCTGGTTCTGGATGACGGGCGATTTCGAGCGGGCACTGGTGGTGAGCATTTCGGTCATCGTCATCGCCTGCCCCTGTGCGCTGGGGCTGGCGACACCCGTGGCGACACTCATCGGCCTCAACCTGGCGGCGAAGCGGGGGGTGCTTTTCAAGGAGGCGGCATTTTTGGAGACGATGGCCAAGGCCGACATGCTGGTGCTGGACAAGACCGGGACCATCACCGAAGGGAAACCCCATGTGGTGAACTACAAAGCCTACGGCGACTACGAGGCCGACTGGCTCTACTCTCTAGCCAAAAGCTCCATCCACCCCGTGAGCCGGGGAATTGTGAAGTATCTGAAAGAGCATTTCGAAAATTTGAAAGAGGTGGAGCTGGAGCGGGTGAAGCAGGTGCAGGCCAGAGGTATCGAAGCGGAGGTCGATGGGCACAGGCTGTTGGGAGGCAATGCCAAGCTGATGGCCGACTATGGCCTGGAGGTGGAGGAGGAGAGCGAGTTTACCCTCTTCTATTTCGCCGTGGACGGCAGAGTGGTGGCCCGCTTCGAGCTGCGCGACCTGCCAAAAGCGGGGGCGAAAGAGGCGATAGAAGCCGTTCGCAAGCTGGGCGTGGATGTGCTGATGCTCACCGGCGACAACGAAAAGGCGGCGGCCCGGGTGGCCGAAGAGGTGGGCGTGCCCCACTACAAGGCGGGGCTGCTGCCCGAAGAGAAGGCGAAGGAGATCGACAAACTCCATGCGGAGGGGCATGTGGTGGTCATGGCGGGCGACGGCATCAACGATGCGCTGGCCCTTTCAAAAAGCGACATCGCCATCGCCATGGGAAGCGGCTCGGACGTGGCGCTGGAGGTGAGTGACGTCGTCGTGCTGGATGATCGCATCACTTCGCTTCGGGACGCCTTTTTGATCAGCCGCAGAACCTTCAAGTTCGTCAAGCAGAACCTGGCCCTGTCGGTTCTCTATAACTCCGTCACCATCCCCCTGGCGGTGGCGGGCTATGTCATCCCCCTGGTGGCGGCACTCTCCATGAGTCTCAGCTCCCTCATCGTGGTGGGTAACAGCATGCGGATCAAGAATATCAGGTTCGAGTAA
- the gmd gene encoding GDP-mannose 4,6-dehydratase, protein MADKKVALITGITGQDGSYLAEFLLKKGYIVHGIKRRASLFNTDRIDHLYQDPHVENRNFILHYGDMTDSMNLTRIIQEVQPDEIYNLAAMSHVAVSFETPEYTGNADGIGTLRILEAVRLLGLEKKTRIYQASTSELYGKVQEIPQTEKTPFYPRSPYAVAKMYAFWITVNYREAYDMFACNGILFNHESPVRGETFVTRKITRAAAKIALGLQEKLYLGNLDAKRDWGHAKDYVRMMWMILQADGPEDWVIATGKTTSVRDFVKMAFGYCGIELAFKGTGIDETGFITAVDAARFKERTHSKLDPQSLVGKEVIAVDPRYFRPTEVDLLIGDPTKAKEKLGWVPEHTLNDLVDEMMESDLKLMRKDEYLKAGGYTIMNYFE, encoded by the coding sequence TTGGCAGATAAAAAAGTAGCACTCATCACCGGCATCACAGGACAGGACGGCAGTTACCTCGCCGAATTTCTGCTGAAAAAGGGATACATCGTCCACGGCATCAAACGGCGCGCCTCGCTTTTCAATACCGACCGTATCGACCACCTCTACCAGGACCCCCATGTCGAAAACCGCAACTTCATTCTCCATTACGGTGACATGACCGATTCCATGAACCTCACCCGCATCATCCAGGAGGTCCAGCCCGACGAGATCTACAACCTGGCGGCCATGAGCCATGTGGCGGTCAGCTTCGAAACCCCCGAATATACAGGTAACGCCGACGGCATCGGCACCCTGCGTATCCTCGAGGCGGTGCGTCTGCTGGGACTGGAGAAAAAGACGCGGATCTACCAGGCCAGTACCAGTGAACTCTACGGCAAAGTCCAGGAGATCCCCCAGACCGAAAAGACCCCCTTCTACCCCCGAAGCCCCTACGCCGTCGCCAAGATGTACGCCTTCTGGATCACCGTCAACTACCGGGAAGCCTACGACATGTTCGCCTGCAACGGTATCCTCTTCAACCACGAATCCCCGGTCCGGGGCGAAACCTTCGTTACCCGCAAGATCACCCGCGCCGCCGCCAAGATCGCCCTGGGGCTGCAGGAGAAACTCTATCTGGGCAACCTCGACGCCAAACGCGACTGGGGCCATGCCAAAGATTACGTACGGATGATGTGGATGATCCTTCAGGCCGACGGGCCGGAAGACTGGGTCATTGCCACCGGAAAAACCACCTCCGTGCGCGACTTCGTCAAAATGGCCTTCGGATACTGCGGCATCGAACTGGCGTTCAAGGGAACCGGTATCGACGAGACCGGATTCATCACTGCCGTGGATGCAGCCCGCTTCAAAGAACGGACCCACAGCAAGCTGGACCCCCAGAGCCTCGTAGGAAAGGAGGTGATCGCCGTCGATCCCCGCTATTTCCGCCCCACCGAAGTCGACCTTCTCATCGGAGACCCCACCAAGGCCAAAGAAAAGCTGGGCTGGGTACCCGAACACACGCTCAACGATCTGGTTGACGAAATGATGGAGAGCGACCTGAAACTGATGCGAAAAGACGAATACCTCAAAGCCGGCGGCTATACGATCATGAACTATTTCGAGTGA
- a CDS encoding nucleotidyltransferase domain-containing protein — translation MNREAFEKFLDEALECIKTFDVDKIILFGSYASGRADEESDADIFILKKELPPRQIQHYRRKIEKKLIPMQRKYKIGIDLLVDNEENAKIRLEKIGDQFYEEIFSKGKILYAQ, via the coding sequence ATGAACCGCGAAGCGTTCGAAAAATTTTTGGATGAAGCGCTCGAATGTATCAAAACTTTCGATGTAGATAAGATCATTCTTTTCGGCAGTTATGCTTCCGGCCGTGCCGACGAAGAGAGTGATGCGGATATTTTTATATTGAAAAAGGAGTTGCCGCCTCGACAGATACAGCACTACCGTCGGAAAATAGAAAAAAAGCTGATTCCCATGCAGAGAAAATATAAAATCGGGATCGATCTGCTTGTGGACAATGAAGAGAACGCAAAGATACGTCTTGAAAAAATAGGAGATCAGTTTTACGAGGAAATATTCAGTAAAGGCAAAATCCTCTATGCCCAATAA
- the rfaE1 gene encoding D-glycero-beta-D-manno-heptose-7-phosphate kinase, giving the protein MRKYAACSPSILVIGDLMLDHYLWGHTERISPEAPVPVIDVRDESEVLGGAGNVVNNLVALGARVSVASAIGSDENGRRLALMLKSLGVKTDALVSEPERKTTRKSRVIASHQQVVRFDSETRQPIAHETEEKILASVRKQLFMTDIILLSDYGKGVLSDRLTQEIIAMARKAKVKVLVDPKGRDYSKYRGATLVTPNKKEAGEATGIDIVDEASLKEAGFRLKNELGLDVAMITLSEEGMAIFDETMRTIPTVAQEVYDVTGAGDTVLSTLGYVLACGGDIDEAARVANAAAAVVVGKLGSATATWDEIVAYEKALHESTTEHRIKSREALAKSVKRLRNEGKTIVFTNGCFDILHLGHVKYLEKAKRFGDVLIVGVNSDDSVRRLKGAERPVNPEFDRAYLLAALDAVDYVTIFEEDTPYELIKTVQPDILVKGGDYEGREVVGSDIAKEVRLVDFVEGRSTTKTIEKMKGKRC; this is encoded by the coding sequence ATGCGTAAATACGCTGCCTGTTCTCCGTCTATTCTCGTCATCGGCGACCTGATGCTCGACCATTATCTTTGGGGGCATACGGAGCGGATCTCTCCCGAAGCGCCTGTGCCGGTCATCGATGTGCGGGATGAGAGTGAAGTGCTCGGCGGTGCGGGGAATGTGGTCAACAACCTGGTGGCGCTGGGGGCGAGGGTGAGTGTGGCGTCGGCCATCGGAAGCGACGAGAACGGCCGGCGGCTTGCGTTGATGCTCAAATCCCTTGGGGTGAAAACCGATGCGCTGGTGAGCGAGCCGGAACGCAAAACGACCAGGAAGAGCCGGGTCATCGCGTCCCATCAGCAGGTGGTGCGTTTCGACAGCGAGACGCGCCAGCCCATCGCACATGAGACGGAGGAGAAGATTCTCGCTTCAGTGCGAAAGCAGCTTTTTATGACCGACATCATTCTGCTCTCAGACTACGGAAAAGGGGTCCTCAGTGACCGGCTGACGCAGGAGATCATCGCCATGGCCCGCAAGGCGAAGGTGAAAGTGCTGGTTGACCCCAAAGGGCGGGACTACTCCAAATACAGGGGCGCGACGCTGGTGACGCCCAACAAGAAGGAGGCAGGCGAAGCGACGGGCATCGATATCGTCGATGAAGCGAGTTTGAAAGAGGCGGGGTTCAGGCTGAAAAACGAACTTGGGCTTGATGTTGCGATGATCACGCTTTCCGAGGAGGGGATGGCGATTTTCGATGAGACGATGCGCACCATTCCCACGGTGGCACAGGAGGTTTACGACGTCACGGGTGCGGGCGATACGGTCCTTTCAACGCTCGGTTACGTGCTGGCCTGCGGCGGGGATATCGACGAGGCGGCCCGGGTGGCCAATGCGGCCGCGGCGGTGGTCGTAGGCAAGCTGGGCAGTGCCACGGCGACGTGGGACGAGATTGTCGCCTACGAAAAGGCGCTGCACGAATCGACGACCGAACACCGCATCAAAAGCCGCGAAGCCCTGGCCAAAAGTGTCAAGAGGCTGCGAAACGAGGGCAAAACCATCGTCTTCACCAACGGCTGTTTCGACATTCTGCACCTGGGGCACGTGAAGTATCTGGAAAAGGCGAAGCGTTTCGGGGATGTCCTGATCGTCGGGGTCAATTCCGACGATTCGGTCCGCCGCCTCAAAGGGGCCGAACGCCCCGTCAATCCCGAATTTGACCGGGCCTACCTGCTGGCGGCACTGGATGCGGTGGATTATGTGACGATTTTCGAGGAAGATACCCCTTACGAACTCATCAAAACCGTGCAGCCGGACATTCTCGTCAAAGGCGGTGACTACGAGGGCAGGGAGGTCGTCGGCAGCGATATCGCCAAAGAGGTGCGGCTGGTCGATTTCGTGGAAGGTCGCAGCACCACCAAAACGATCGAGAAAATGAAAGGCAAAAGATGTTGA
- the ccoS gene encoding cbb3-type cytochrome oxidase assembly protein CcoS, which translates to MSSGILAMMLGISTLLGAIGLFALLWGHKTGQFEDKHRFLDGALYDGEEELRDAVRMEEKKKALKEKRKDKRVMPD; encoded by the coding sequence GTGAGTTCGGGCATTCTGGCGATGATGCTCGGGATCTCCACGCTACTGGGGGCGATTGGCCTCTTTGCGCTGTTGTGGGGCCACAAGACGGGGCAGTTCGAAGACAAACACCGATTTCTCGACGGTGCGCTGTATGACGGCGAAGAGGAGCTGCGGGACGCGGTTCGGATGGAAGAGAAGAAGAAAGCGTTGAAGGAAAAGCGAAAAGACAAACGCGTTATGCCAGACTAA
- a CDS encoding GDP-mannose mannosyl hydrolase, whose protein sequence is MKRLDDTTFRCVVENAPLVSVDLIAEHDGKILLGKRKNRPAQGFYFTTGGRIFKNETIEAAQNRIAKEELGLENLPHVPEFMGVFEHFYDDSIFDGVSTHYVNLAYYLRVPKLQTLPREQHTEYRWFGIDELLASDEVHKYVKNYFTED, encoded by the coding sequence GTGAAGCGGCTCGACGACACCACCTTCCGATGCGTCGTGGAGAACGCGCCGCTCGTCTCGGTCGACCTGATCGCGGAGCATGATGGCAAAATTCTGCTTGGCAAAAGGAAAAACCGGCCGGCACAGGGTTTCTACTTCACCACCGGCGGCCGCATCTTCAAAAACGAAACGATCGAAGCGGCGCAGAACAGAATCGCCAAGGAGGAACTTGGGCTGGAAAACCTGCCTCATGTACCGGAGTTCATGGGCGTGTTCGAGCACTTCTACGACGACAGCATTTTCGACGGGGTCTCGACCCATTACGTCAACCTCGCCTACTACTTGCGTGTTCCGAAACTTCAGACACTTCCAAGAGAGCAACATACCGAATACCGCTGGTTCGGCATCGACGAACTTCTCGCGAGCGACGAAGTTCACAAATATGTAAAAAACTATTTCACAGAGGATTGA
- the rfaD gene encoding ADP-glyceromanno-heptose 6-epimerase, which produces MDFNNKTILITGGAGFIGSNLAFYFQENFPDAKVVVFDLFRTGETFANGNLRSFGHYKNLMGFRGEIIAGDITKREDLQRLRDFRFDYIFHEAAISDTTVYDQKIMMDTNLNAFKDLLKMAKEMGAAMVYASSGATYGNAPAPQTVGREEPANIYGFSKLAMDHLAYGWMKKSDLPIVGLRYFNVYGPREFYKNKTASMVLQFGHQILAGKRPRLFEGSDKILRDFIYIDDVIQANVKACAPKRSGVYNVGTGKARSFQDIVDTLQAQLGTDLPCEYIPNPYIGQYQFFTQADIEPTREFLGYEPEVTLEEGIRRYLPEIVRLYEEEVSSR; this is translated from the coding sequence ATGGATTTCAACAACAAAACGATTCTCATTACCGGTGGGGCCGGTTTCATAGGCTCCAACCTGGCCTTTTATTTTCAGGAGAATTTTCCCGATGCGAAGGTGGTGGTGTTCGATCTTTTCAGGACGGGGGAGACCTTCGCCAACGGCAATCTCAGGAGTTTCGGCCACTACAAAAACCTGATGGGCTTCAGGGGCGAGATCATCGCCGGCGACATCACGAAGAGGGAAGATCTGCAGCGGTTGAGGGATTTCCGCTTCGACTACATCTTTCATGAAGCGGCCATCAGCGACACGACGGTGTACGACCAGAAGATCATGATGGATACCAACCTCAACGCCTTCAAGGATCTGCTGAAAATGGCGAAGGAGATGGGGGCGGCGATGGTCTATGCCAGCTCCGGTGCCACCTACGGCAACGCCCCCGCCCCCCAGACCGTGGGCAGGGAGGAGCCTGCCAACATCTACGGCTTCAGCAAACTGGCGATGGACCACCTGGCTTACGGGTGGATGAAAAAGAGCGACCTGCCCATCGTGGGACTGCGCTATTTCAACGTCTACGGCCCGAGGGAGTTCTACAAGAACAAGACCGCCTCCATGGTGCTGCAGTTCGGGCACCAGATTCTGGCGGGAAAACGCCCCCGGCTTTTCGAAGGGAGCGACAAGATTCTGCGCGATTTCATCTACATCGACGACGTCATCCAGGCCAACGTCAAGGCGTGTGCCCCCAAACGCAGCGGCGTCTACAACGTCGGCACCGGCAAAGCCCGGAGTTTCCAGGATATCGTCGACACCCTCCAGGCACAGCTGGGAACCGACCTGCCCTGCGAATACATCCCCAACCCCTACATCGGCCAGTACCAGTTCTTCACCCAGGCCGACATCGAACCCACGAGAGAGTTTCTCGGCTACGAGCCGGAAGTGACGCTGGAGGAGGGGATCCGGCGTTATCTGCCGGAGATTGTCCGACTTTATGAAGAGGAAGTTAGTAGTCGTTAG
- a CDS encoding mannose-1-phosphate guanylyltransferase/mannose-6-phosphate isomerase: protein MTNIILCGGSGTRLWPVSRTLMPKQFVKLFGGKSLFQLTVERNRPLCDAQFIVSNAEQYFLAVDQLEELDASHNRFLLEPVGRNTAPAIALACLNIDPDEIVLVTPSDHLVKKKAAYIHALEEARGLAEEGHLVTFGIEPDYPETGFGYIQADGNDVKSFREKPDLETARAYLEKNRESQNRERYLWNSGMFCFKAGRFLEELERHAPEIYQACKKAAANEQEIVEGQLRIRHEDMLAIPDESIDYAVMEKSDDVKVVPCDIGWSDLGSFDALYEELPKDDDGNTTNPRHIALDSKNNLVIGDDRVIATVDVEELMIVDTGDALLVSKKGSSQKVKKVVEKLKERGSELPNVHLTAHRPWGAYTVLEDTPGYKIKRIVVKPGKRLSLQKHFHRSEHWIVVSGTATVTVGDEKYLVRPNESTYIKMGEIHRLENEGKIPVVLIEAQVGEYTGEDDIVRLEDDFKRESP from the coding sequence ATGACCAACATCATCCTGTGCGGCGGCAGCGGCACGCGTCTTTGGCCCGTGAGCCGCACACTGATGCCCAAGCAGTTCGTCAAACTCTTCGGCGGAAAGTCGCTCTTCCAGCTGACGGTGGAGCGCAACAGGCCTCTGTGTGACGCCCAGTTCATCGTCTCCAACGCCGAACAGTATTTCCTCGCCGTCGACCAGCTCGAAGAGCTGGACGCTTCGCATAACCGCTTTCTGCTCGAACCCGTCGGACGCAACACGGCACCGGCCATCGCACTGGCATGCCTGAACATCGATCCCGACGAGATCGTGCTGGTCACCCCTTCGGACCATCTGGTAAAAAAGAAAGCGGCCTACATCCATGCGCTCGAAGAGGCCCGGGGGCTCGCCGAAGAGGGCCACCTGGTCACCTTCGGCATCGAACCCGACTACCCCGAAACCGGCTTCGGCTACATCCAGGCCGACGGAAACGACGTCAAAAGCTTCAGGGAAAAACCCGACCTGGAAACCGCCAGAGCCTACCTGGAAAAAAACAGAGAATCCCAAAACCGTGAACGCTACCTCTGGAACAGCGGCATGTTCTGCTTCAAAGCCGGTCGTTTCCTCGAAGAGCTCGAACGCCACGCCCCGGAAATCTACCAAGCATGCAAAAAGGCGGCGGCTAACGAACAGGAGATCGTCGAAGGCCAGCTGCGCATCCGTCACGAAGATATGCTGGCCATTCCCGACGAGAGCATCGACTACGCCGTCATGGAGAAGAGCGACGACGTCAAAGTGGTCCCCTGTGACATCGGCTGGAGCGACCTGGGAAGTTTCGATGCGCTTTACGAGGAGCTTCCCAAAGACGACGACGGCAATACGACAAACCCCCGCCATATCGCCCTCGATTCGAAAAACAACCTCGTCATAGGCGATGACCGCGTCATCGCGACGGTGGATGTGGAAGAGCTGATGATCGTCGACACCGGCGACGCCCTGCTCGTCAGCAAAAAAGGGAGTTCCCAGAAGGTCAAAAAGGTGGTCGAAAAATTAAAAGAGCGGGGTTCGGAGCTTCCCAACGTGCACCTGACCGCCCACCGCCCCTGGGGCGCCTACACGGTCCTCGAAGACACCCCCGGCTACAAGATCAAGCGCATCGTCGTCAAACCGGGCAAGCGGCTGAGTTTGCAGAAACATTTCCACCGCAGCGAACACTGGATCGTCGTCAGCGGCACCGCCACCGTCACCGTCGGAGACGAAAAGTATCTCGTCCGTCCCAACGAGTCGACCTACATCAAGATGGGCGAAATCCACCGGCTGGAAAACGAGGGAAAGATTCCCGTGGTGCTCATCGAGGCGCAGGTGGGTGAATACACCGGCGAAGACGATATCGTCAGACTCGAAGACGACTTCAAGAGAGAGAGCCCGTGA